In the genome of Thermodesulfobacteriota bacterium, the window GGCGGGGGGGGCAACGGTTGAGGACGTCATGCTTTTAAGCAGGGTGGCCGCGGGGATGGTGAAGGTAAAGGCCGCCGGGGGGATAGACTCCTACGCCGTGGCCTTGCAGATGCTGGAGGCCGGGGCGGACAGGATAGGCACTAGCTCGGGGGTGAAGATAGTCGA includes:
- a CDS encoding deoxyribose-phosphate aldolase, translating into AGGATVEDVMLLSRVAAGMVKVKAAGGIDSYAVALQMLEAGADRIGTSSGVKIVEEGE